A DNA window from Armatimonadota bacterium contains the following coding sequences:
- the rpoB gene encoding DNA-directed RNA polymerase subunit beta translates to MPNLIELQLNSYRWFLEEGLPELFKTFSPIWDFTQSNYIEFVDFHLGEPKYSIQDCRDRDMTFEAPIKATVRFGGRDREEIESEVYLGDLPLMTDKGTFIINGRERVIVSQLSRSAGLYFEEGVDTAMQVIVSARIIPTEGPWLEVESDSNHVVYTQVSQTKKLPITQLVKAIHAFFDSNNPEKYRGRIRYQLKVRDAGKKKLVEPLADSSTGEVLLDRGTILSKKILSTLPDTVLDTVVEVESALSTNEEMLWHFGEEVTLDKPVADDLVNCRLLNDLTEGTKVIVHKMEQIDRETAKKIESMELDGLEVLKLSPLVNSTLEADKTTNTRDAMLDLFKRMRPGEAATEDAAKQLIYSQFFEVKRYDLGKVGRRFLNQRLKVNVPITVRNLTSDDLAGIILAMEPYILGDAERDDIDDLKNKRVRSVGELLQSQLRLGFVRMEKVARERMTSADQDNLLPGIILSVKPVSASIKSFFSSNQLSTFMDQTNPLSEITNKRRLSSLGPGGLQRTSAKLEVRDVHRSHYGRICPIETPEGPNIGLISQMTTHARIDEFGFLMTPYRKVVDGKVLNEITYLTANDDFHCRIAPADMVLDADGNIVDDFVKVRCPAGDRDFGGASYPTIPKHLVQYMDVSPQQIISVATALIPFLENDDANRALMGANMQRQAVPTLRSDAPIVGTGYERTAAVDSGAAVVAHRPGVVEQVTSQEIRIKNDDGGLDVYPLMHLVQSNKSTCFTHRPRVIPGDRVLQGDPLADGPTCDDGRLALGKNVLVAFMPWGGYNYEDAILISERMVKDDVFTSIHIERHESEAVDTKLGPEEITRDIPNVGDDALKDLDENGIIRIGAEVRPEDILVGKVAPKGQTEMTAEERLIIAIFGKKAEETRDVSLRLPHGEKGTVVDVKVFSRYKYLSPNINYIYKESKKRERPICDRTEDPLIQIAGDELPAGTNMTVQVYVAQKRKLMVGDKMAGRHGNKGVISKILPVEDMPFLADGTPVDVVLNPLGVPSRMNIGQILETHLGYVGRHFGVRYECPAFEGATEHEILDEVQRMAEDMRRKVLDAYVNRELGLNIGFDIDEPLDEMLAKVEKKLRSMDVDRLENISRILAAAPVKAVSEILDLDEWTPDELPETEGPAHKADDKVYAEIIETIRKNSFDRAGIDPESCKSFLRDGLTGDKLPNPITVGVMYILKLEHLADEKIHARSIGPYSLVTQQPLGGKAQFGGQRFGEMEVWALEAYGAAYTLQELLTIKSDDVMGRVKAYESIVKGETISEPGIPESFKILVNELRSLCLKVSVEDQNNRELTLKDLDELTAGDDVRLARSVGFFN, encoded by the coding sequence ATGCCGAACCTGATCGAACTTCAACTCAACAGCTATCGCTGGTTTCTAGAAGAAGGACTTCCCGAACTATTTAAAACGTTTTCCCCAATTTGGGATTTTACGCAATCCAATTATATTGAGTTCGTAGATTTCCATCTGGGAGAACCTAAGTACTCGATTCAAGACTGCCGAGATCGTGACATGACGTTCGAGGCTCCTATCAAGGCCACCGTCCGATTCGGTGGACGAGACCGAGAAGAGATCGAGTCCGAGGTCTATCTGGGCGACTTGCCTTTGATGACCGACAAGGGAACCTTTATTATCAATGGCCGCGAGCGCGTCATTGTTTCCCAGCTTTCGCGATCCGCGGGTCTGTATTTTGAAGAAGGCGTTGACACTGCAATGCAGGTCATCGTCTCTGCGCGTATTATTCCTACCGAAGGTCCATGGCTCGAAGTCGAATCCGATTCGAACCACGTGGTTTACACTCAGGTTAGCCAAACCAAGAAGCTGCCAATCACCCAATTGGTGAAGGCGATCCACGCGTTCTTCGATAGCAACAATCCTGAAAAGTACCGTGGCCGAATTCGATACCAGCTGAAGGTTCGAGATGCAGGTAAGAAGAAGCTCGTTGAGCCTTTGGCTGATTCATCAACTGGCGAAGTGCTGCTCGATCGAGGAACGATCCTCTCGAAGAAGATTCTTTCGACCCTTCCTGACACCGTGCTCGATACGGTTGTTGAAGTTGAATCCGCGCTGTCGACCAACGAAGAGATGCTGTGGCACTTCGGCGAAGAAGTCACGCTCGATAAGCCGGTCGCAGACGACCTGGTGAACTGCCGACTGCTGAACGACTTAACCGAAGGCACGAAGGTGATCGTCCACAAGATGGAGCAGATCGATCGCGAAACCGCGAAGAAGATCGAATCCATGGAGCTCGATGGCCTTGAAGTGCTGAAGTTGTCTCCGCTGGTGAACTCGACCCTGGAAGCAGATAAGACCACCAACACGCGCGACGCGATGCTGGACTTGTTCAAGCGAATGCGTCCGGGTGAAGCTGCAACTGAAGACGCTGCAAAGCAACTCATTTACAGTCAGTTCTTTGAAGTCAAGCGCTACGACCTCGGAAAGGTTGGTCGCCGATTCTTGAATCAGCGATTGAAGGTCAACGTGCCTATCACTGTTCGCAATCTGACCAGCGACGACTTGGCGGGAATCATCCTGGCGATGGAGCCCTACATCCTTGGCGACGCTGAGCGCGATGACATTGACGACCTCAAGAACAAGCGCGTCCGAAGCGTGGGCGAGTTGCTGCAATCCCAACTCCGACTCGGTTTTGTCCGAATGGAGAAGGTTGCCCGCGAGCGAATGACTTCTGCGGATCAAGACAACTTGCTCCCAGGAATTATTCTTAGCGTCAAGCCTGTGAGCGCGAGCATTAAGAGCTTCTTTAGCTCCAACCAGCTCAGCACGTTCATGGACCAAACGAACCCGCTTAGCGAAATCACCAACAAGCGAAGGCTTTCGAGCCTCGGTCCTGGTGGTCTCCAGCGAACCAGCGCAAAGCTGGAAGTCCGTGACGTTCACCGATCTCACTACGGCCGAATCTGCCCGATCGAAACTCCTGAAGGTCCAAACATCGGTCTCATCAGCCAGATGACGACCCATGCGAGGATCGATGAGTTCGGGTTCTTGATGACCCCGTACCGAAAGGTCGTGGATGGCAAGGTTCTCAACGAGATCACTTATCTCACCGCGAACGACGACTTCCATTGCCGAATTGCTCCTGCAGACATGGTTTTGGACGCGGATGGCAATATCGTTGACGATTTCGTCAAGGTGCGATGCCCGGCTGGTGATAGAGACTTTGGTGGTGCGTCGTATCCGACGATTCCAAAGCATTTGGTTCAGTACATGGACGTCTCGCCGCAGCAGATCATCTCTGTGGCTACGGCGCTCATTCCGTTCCTTGAAAACGACGACGCAAACCGCGCTCTGATGGGTGCGAACATGCAACGTCAGGCTGTTCCAACGCTTCGAAGCGATGCGCCGATTGTTGGCACGGGCTACGAGCGAACCGCCGCTGTGGACTCCGGCGCCGCCGTTGTGGCTCACCGCCCAGGCGTTGTCGAGCAAGTCACGAGCCAAGAAATTCGAATCAAGAACGACGATGGCGGACTCGATGTCTACCCGCTGATGCACTTGGTGCAGTCGAACAAGTCGACTTGCTTTACGCACCGACCACGCGTGATTCCTGGGGACCGAGTTCTCCAAGGTGATCCGCTTGCGGACGGTCCAACTTGCGACGATGGTCGATTGGCTCTAGGTAAGAACGTGCTGGTCGCGTTTATGCCATGGGGCGGATACAACTATGAAGACGCGATTCTGATCAGCGAGCGCATGGTGAAGGACGACGTGTTTACTTCGATTCACATCGAGCGGCACGAATCGGAAGCGGTGGACACAAAGCTTGGCCCAGAAGAAATCACTCGCGACATTCCAAACGTTGGCGATGACGCTCTGAAGGACCTCGACGAGAACGGAATCATCCGAATCGGTGCTGAAGTCCGGCCAGAAGACATTCTTGTGGGTAAGGTTGCGCCGAAGGGTCAAACCGAAATGACCGCTGAAGAGCGGCTCATTATCGCGATCTTTGGTAAGAAGGCCGAAGAAACCCGCGACGTTTCACTGCGATTGCCACACGGCGAAAAGGGAACAGTCGTGGATGTGAAGGTGTTCAGCCGGTACAAGTACCTCAGCCCGAATATCAACTACATCTATAAGGAATCGAAGAAGCGAGAGCGACCGATTTGCGACCGCACCGAAGATCCGTTGATCCAGATTGCAGGTGACGAATTGCCGGCCGGTACCAACATGACTGTCCAGGTCTACGTAGCCCAGAAGCGAAAGCTGATGGTCGGCGACAAGATGGCAGGACGTCACGGAAACAAGGGTGTTATTTCGAAGATTCTTCCGGTCGAAGATATGCCGTTCTTGGCAGACGGAACGCCGGTAGACGTGGTGCTAAACCCGCTCGGTGTGCCTTCTCGTATGAACATCGGGCAGATTCTGGAAACCCACCTCGGCTATGTCGGGCGACACTTCGGTGTTCGTTACGAGTGCCCAGCGTTTGAAGGTGCTACAGAGCACGAGATCCTTGATGAAGTTCAACGCATGGCAGAAGATATGCGCCGAAAGGTGCTGGATGCCTACGTCAATCGCGAACTCGGCTTGAACATCGGTTTCGATATCGACGAGCCTCTCGATGAGATGCTTGCCAAGGTCGAAAAGAAGCTTCGCAGCATGGATGTCGATCGGCTCGAGAACATCAGCCGGATTCTGGCTGCGGCTCCGGTCAAGGCAGTTTCTGAGATTCTTGATCTCGACGAATGGACTCCAGACGAACTTCCAGAGACCGAAGGTCCGGCGCACAAGGCTGACGACAAGGTCTATGCCGAAATCATCGAAACGATCCGAAAGAACTCGTTCGATCGCGCTGGTATCGATCCAGAATCGTGCAAGAGCTTCCTGCGGGATGGTTTGACAGGCGATAAGTTGCCAAACCCAATCACCGTGGGCGTGATGTACATCCTGAAACTGGAACACCTTGCCGACGAAAAGATTCACGCACGTTCGATTGGCCCCTACTCCCTTGTCACACAGCAACCGCTCGGTGGTAAGGCGCAGTTTGGTGGTCAGCGATTTGGTGAAATGGAAGTGTGGGCGCTTGAAGCCTACGGCGCTGCATACACGCTGCAAGAGCTTCTCACCATCAAGTCCGACGACGTTATGGGCCGCGTAAAGGCGTACGAAAGCATCGTCAAGGGTGAGACCATTTCGGAGCCTGGAATTCCTGAGTCCTTCAAGATCTTGGTGAACGAACTTCGATCACTCTGCTTGAAGGTTTCTGTCGAAGACCAGAACAATCGCGAACTGACGCTAAAGGATCTCGATGAGCTGACCGCCGGGGACGATGTCCGACTGGCTCGAAGCGTCGGATTCTTTAACTAG
- a CDS encoding RidA family protein, with amino-acid sequence MRQVVSTPDAPGAIGPYSQAIKASGTFLFISGQIPLRPDGSMVGPSIEEQCEQVMSNLEAVLKAGGSSFGNAVKTTILLSSMDHFATVNEIYGKRFGDRPPARATYSVVGLPKGVDIEIEMIALVD; translated from the coding sequence ATGCGACAAGTCGTTTCGACGCCAGATGCTCCTGGTGCCATCGGACCCTATTCCCAGGCGATCAAAGCTTCGGGGACGTTCCTATTCATCAGCGGCCAGATCCCTCTTCGTCCGGACGGTTCTATGGTGGGCCCAAGCATCGAGGAACAGTGCGAACAAGTGATGAGCAACCTTGAAGCGGTCCTGAAGGCAGGCGGTTCCAGCTTCGGTAACGCCGTGAAGACCACAATTTTGCTGAGTTCGATGGACCACTTTGCCACTGTCAATGAGATCTACGGCAAGCGCTTTGGCGACAGGCCGCCAGCTCGTGCCACATACTCGGTGGTTGGACTGCCCAAAGGTGTGGACATCGAGATCGAAATGATCGCTTTGGTGGACTAA
- a CDS encoding quinate 5-dehydrogenase, with amino-acid sequence MKHVVSVSLGSSARNKSSEFEMLGERFLLERIGTDGDMKAFKAKFEELDGKVDAMGIGGADLYLVSGERKFAFREIAHCISGVKRTPIVDGSGLKHTLERKSIEFLSESHQIDFAKEKVFLVSAVDRYGMAQALDKVCPDVIYGDLLFGIGLNLPIRTYAGVQRLANVLLPVITKLPFKWFYPTGEKQDQRTPKFQKVWDDRTFICGDSLFILRFAPDRLEWKTILTQSVRAANLEYFKSAGVKQLITTTPVVGNETFATNVMEAAIVALLGKGQTPLLESEYEEVLGRMNWKPNVIQL; translated from the coding sequence TTGAAGCACGTCGTATCGGTGAGCTTGGGGAGCAGCGCGCGCAATAAGTCGAGCGAATTTGAGATGCTCGGCGAGCGTTTCTTGCTTGAACGCATCGGCACCGACGGCGACATGAAGGCTTTCAAAGCGAAGTTCGAAGAACTCGATGGCAAAGTCGACGCGATGGGAATCGGTGGCGCAGACCTCTATCTGGTCAGCGGCGAGCGCAAGTTTGCCTTTCGGGAGATTGCGCATTGCATTTCTGGGGTGAAACGAACGCCAATAGTGGACGGCAGTGGACTCAAGCACACGTTGGAACGCAAGAGCATTGAATTCCTTTCCGAAAGTCACCAGATCGATTTCGCCAAGGAGAAAGTGTTTCTGGTCAGCGCCGTCGACCGTTATGGAATGGCGCAGGCTCTGGATAAGGTTTGCCCAGACGTAATCTATGGCGATTTGCTGTTCGGCATCGGGCTGAATCTACCTATTCGAACCTACGCGGGTGTCCAAAGATTGGCAAACGTGTTGCTGCCAGTAATCACCAAATTGCCTTTCAAGTGGTTTTATCCGACGGGTGAAAAGCAAGATCAACGCACGCCAAAGTTCCAAAAGGTGTGGGATGACCGCACTTTCATTTGTGGGGATTCGTTGTTCATCTTGCGATTTGCGCCTGATCGCCTCGAGTGGAAAACGATCCTCACTCAGAGCGTGCGCGCGGCCAATTTGGAATACTTCAAGTCGGCAGGGGTGAAGCAGTTGATCACCACCACGCCCGTTGTCGGGAACGAGACTTTCGCCACAAACGTCATGGAAGCAGCCATCGTGGCGTTATTAGGTAAGGGCCAGACCCCGCTTCTTGAGTCAGAATATGAAGAAGTTTTGGGGCGCATGAACTGGAAACCGAACGTCATTCAACTTTAG
- a CDS encoding shikimate dehydrogenase, protein MKKFAFVVHPIAARDAARKYPLLGILPDGAIEAIMRIKKPSVVSQITGIESTTGAKTEGWFIGLPMTPHMMMEPSNLDFTYDQIVRCAEIAEGLGADIIGLGAFSSVVGDGGITVASRSKIAVTTGNAYTVATAIEGAIKACNLLGVNPADSELAVVGATGSIGKTCAKVLAPQFRSTVLLGRDLERTAAVADELPRARASTNPTDLKGAEVLITVSSAGKEIVFPENLAIGAVVVDVARPRDVSVRVSKERPDVLVIEGGVVKVPGKPEFNFNFGFPAGTAYACMSETMMLALDDRIENFTLGKEVSVQQVEEISSIAARHGFELSSFRSFERAVDEATIAKVREARQKVAVTA, encoded by the coding sequence TTGAAGAAATTCGCCTTTGTGGTCCATCCGATTGCTGCGCGTGACGCGGCCCGCAAGTATCCCCTTTTGGGCATACTGCCTGATGGCGCGATTGAGGCGATTATGCGCATCAAAAAGCCCAGCGTCGTGAGCCAAATCACAGGGATTGAATCGACTACTGGCGCAAAGACCGAAGGCTGGTTTATCGGCTTGCCAATGACTCCGCACATGATGATGGAGCCTTCGAACCTTGATTTCACCTACGATCAGATTGTTCGTTGCGCCGAAATCGCCGAGGGACTTGGCGCAGACATAATCGGTCTTGGCGCGTTCAGTAGCGTGGTCGGCGACGGCGGCATCACGGTGGCGAGTCGATCCAAGATAGCAGTGACCACTGGAAACGCTTACACCGTCGCGACAGCGATTGAAGGTGCGATCAAAGCTTGCAATCTGCTGGGTGTGAATCCAGCCGATTCGGAGTTGGCAGTCGTCGGAGCGACCGGGAGCATCGGAAAAACCTGCGCAAAGGTCTTGGCTCCTCAATTCAGATCGACCGTTCTGCTGGGTCGCGATTTAGAGCGTACTGCTGCCGTTGCAGACGAATTGCCTCGTGCCAGAGCCAGCACCAATCCGACTGATCTAAAGGGTGCAGAAGTTTTGATCACGGTGAGTTCGGCTGGCAAGGAGATCGTATTCCCCGAGAATCTTGCGATCGGAGCTGTCGTGGTAGATGTTGCGAGGCCGCGCGACGTCAGCGTACGAGTATCCAAAGAGCGTCCAGATGTTTTGGTGATCGAAGGCGGCGTGGTCAAGGTTCCCGGCAAGCCAGAATTCAACTTCAATTTCGGATTTCCTGCGGGGACAGCCTATGCTTGCATGAGCGAGACGATGATGCTCGCGCTGGACGACCGGATCGAGAACTTCACCCTTGGCAAAGAGGTCAGCGTGCAACAGGTCGAGGAGATTTCTTCGATTGCCGCCCGTCACGGATTCGAGCTCTCAAGTTTCCGTAGCTTCGAACGTGCGGTCGACGAGGCCACCATCGCCAAGGTGCGTGAGGCACGTCAGAAAGTGGCGGTCACTGCGTAA
- a CDS encoding ATP-binding cassette domain-containing protein, whose product MLDVSGVSHWYGTRQVLNEISFSVENGEILAIMGASGGGKTTLLKCISGLLRPTQGSILVDEIDVVKQPELARENMGLVFQYAALFDYLNVEDNIVFGVQRKRKLKPKDKAELVNTLLQLVSLEPEVSKLMPSELSGGMRKRVGLARALATSPKLLLYDEPTSGLDPVTAYSVDRLIVDTRNRTGMTSVVVSHDVNSVFRVADKIAFLADGELQFFGTQKDFESSNHDAIRELVDKAAAHSLGVL is encoded by the coding sequence ATGCTGGACGTATCTGGCGTTTCCCACTGGTACGGCACGCGCCAAGTGCTCAACGAAATCAGTTTCAGCGTCGAGAATGGCGAGATTCTGGCGATCATGGGCGCCAGCGGCGGTGGGAAGACGACCCTTCTGAAGTGCATCAGTGGTCTGTTGCGGCCGACTCAAGGCTCGATCTTGGTTGATGAAATCGACGTAGTCAAGCAGCCCGAACTTGCCCGGGAGAACATGGGCTTAGTCTTTCAATACGCCGCGCTATTTGATTACTTGAATGTCGAGGACAACATCGTCTTTGGCGTCCAGCGTAAGCGCAAGCTCAAGCCAAAAGACAAAGCTGAGCTCGTGAACACGCTTCTTCAACTGGTTTCTCTGGAACCTGAAGTGTCGAAATTGATGCCGAGCGAACTGTCTGGCGGGATGCGAAAGCGAGTCGGTCTCGCAAGAGCACTCGCGACTAGTCCCAAGCTTTTGCTTTACGATGAACCCACCAGCGGGCTCGATCCAGTCACGGCTTACAGTGTTGACCGGCTCATCGTGGACACGCGAAATCGAACCGGCATGACCAGCGTTGTGGTCAGCCATGATGTCAATAGCGTCTTTCGGGTCGCCGACAAAATCGCGTTCTTAGCGGACGGCGAGTTGCAGTTCTTTGGGACCCAAAAGGACTTCGAATCGAGCAATCATGACGCGATCCGCGAGCTTGTAGACAAGGCCGCGGCGCACAGCTTGGGCGTTTTATAA
- a CDS encoding Spy/CpxP family protein refolding chaperone — MKKLITFIVSALMVGVMATAAMAQDAGPGGRGPGGAPGGRGPGGPGGPGGDRTKMRAKMKEIEAKVLAQLKLTDAQKTKIKNLNAKYDKQMADLQKSTADRETKMKKLRTMMESRRKEFMAILTPEQQKKFDALMKAEMEKLRKEREKNGGQKPGGSKPSGGKPSKPN, encoded by the coding sequence ATGAAAAAGCTGATTACTTTTATCGTCTCTGCGCTGATGGTGGGCGTGATGGCTACCGCAGCGATGGCTCAAGATGCTGGTCCTGGTGGACGCGGTCCTGGCGGTGCACCAGGTGGACGAGGACCTGGTGGCCCTGGCGGACCTGGCGGCGATCGCACCAAGATGCGCGCAAAGATGAAAGAGATTGAAGCAAAGGTTCTTGCCCAGCTGAAGCTCACCGATGCGCAAAAGACGAAGATCAAGAACCTGAACGCTAAGTATGACAAGCAGATGGCTGATCTTCAAAAATCGACCGCAGATCGAGAAACCAAGATGAAGAAATTGCGGACGATGATGGAGAGCCGCCGAAAGGAATTCATGGCCATCCTCACTCCTGAGCAGCAAAAGAAGTTCGATGCTTTGATGAAGGCAGAAATGGAAAAGTTGCGCAAGGAACGCGAGAAGAACGGCGGTCAAAAGCCAGGTGGCTCGAAGCCAAGCGGCGGCAAGCCATCCAAGCCAAACTAA
- a CDS encoding GNAT family N-acetyltransferase: MAYQIRLVRPHDAPGVVRVVQAVYDEYGFTWDESGYHSDLYDLTEYCDPLMARFWIAEATNGQIVGCGGVAFHAETPGELGSTALEEGTVRVSRTSAEVIRMYVHPDARRQGIATEIFERILDETPGQNLEIWSDKKFIDAHRLYESFGAVRVGERICDDPDEAPEWGFLLKNFGD; this comes from the coding sequence ATGGCATACCAAATTCGATTAGTTCGGCCACATGACGCACCTGGAGTTGTGCGGGTCGTACAGGCAGTGTATGACGAGTATGGGTTCACATGGGATGAATCCGGCTATCACTCGGACCTATACGATTTGACCGAGTACTGTGATCCACTGATGGCGCGGTTCTGGATTGCTGAAGCTACAAACGGCCAGATCGTTGGATGCGGCGGTGTCGCGTTCCACGCCGAGACTCCTGGCGAACTCGGCTCGACTGCGCTAGAAGAGGGAACCGTGAGGGTTTCACGAACATCTGCCGAAGTGATTCGGATGTACGTCCATCCCGATGCAAGGCGGCAGGGAATCGCGACAGAGATTTTCGAGCGCATTCTCGACGAAACTCCAGGACAAAACCTTGAGATTTGGAGCGATAAGAAGTTTATCGATGCGCACCGATTGTACGAGTCTTTTGGCGCAGTTCGAGTTGGGGAGCGTATTTGCGATGACCCAGACGAGGCGCCGGAATGGGGATTCCTCCTGAAGAACTTTGGGGACTAA
- a CDS encoding nuclear transport factor 2 family protein, with translation MKAIEVGTRLVELFNAGNWEPIYAELYSPEIVSIEADGMESKGMEGINAKNEWWAENFEAHSLKATGPFPHGDNLFAVVYDMDTTHKPSGQRSQMQEVGVYELQDGKIVRERFCYAPEEGA, from the coding sequence ATGAAAGCTATAGAAGTTGGCACACGCCTCGTCGAATTGTTCAATGCCGGTAACTGGGAGCCGATCTATGCGGAGCTCTACTCGCCCGAAATCGTCAGCATCGAAGCCGATGGGATGGAATCTAAAGGGATGGAAGGCATCAACGCCAAGAATGAGTGGTGGGCAGAGAATTTTGAAGCGCACAGCTTGAAAGCCACCGGCCCCTTCCCACACGGCGACAACCTGTTTGCGGTTGTTTACGACATGGATACAACCCATAAGCCCTCGGGTCAACGATCGCAAATGCAGGAAGTCGGTGTGTACGAACTGCAGGATGGCAAGATCGTTCGAGAGCGATTCTGCTACGCACCTGAAGAAGGCGCATAA
- a CDS encoding sigma-70 family RNA polymerase sigma factor: protein MSQELTEESLLERRYLNALANGDSSALGGLYELYGERIFRYAYRMLGNRSDAEDATAETFLRVLRRSSELRADGAFRTWLFRITRNLCIDRMRQHKLLELPQDAQYGSPEEKTTLRVTVQQALADLPPDYREPLILCDLEDISAKEAAEVLKITVPALKSRLYRGRRALRDKLGTALERK, encoded by the coding sequence ATGTCCCAAGAGCTGACAGAAGAATCCTTATTAGAACGGAGGTACCTGAATGCGCTGGCCAATGGAGATTCCAGCGCCTTGGGTGGTCTGTATGAGCTCTATGGCGAGCGGATTTTCCGCTACGCTTATCGAATGCTAGGCAACCGCTCGGATGCCGAAGACGCCACTGCAGAAACCTTTTTGCGAGTGCTTCGCCGATCGAGTGAATTGCGCGCCGATGGTGCCTTTCGCACCTGGCTTTTCCGCATTACTCGGAATCTTTGCATCGATCGTATGCGTCAACATAAGTTACTAGAGTTGCCTCAGGATGCCCAGTATGGAAGTCCGGAGGAGAAAACAACTCTTCGAGTCACCGTTCAACAGGCTTTGGCGGATTTGCCGCCGGATTATCGCGAGCCATTGATTTTGTGTGATTTGGAGGACATTTCAGCCAAGGAAGCGGCAGAAGTCCTTAAGATAACCGTACCGGCGCTCAAGTCGCGGCTTTACCGTGGTCGTCGAGCGCTCCGAGACAAACTGGGCACTGCCCTGGAGAGAAAATGA